The genomic region TCAAAGATAAGCTGTTTGATAAGTTTCTAATAGCTGCAAAACCCAAAAGCATTCAATCATTCTTCATCAATAAAGGCTTTTTATTACATCTAAGCTTTCAAGAAAGCCTACTTGTTATGCCTCTACAAACTTCTTAAGGTTCTTAAGCCAGTTTGTGTACTCTCTGTGCTCTTTATTCACCATGTATTCATGCAGAAAGTTCGTCGCACTAGGTTTGATACCCCTAATCTCCAAGTACTTGTGGAACGCCTTTTGCAGATTCTCATCCAATTCACTGCAAATAATATCAAATTGTAACTTATATTAAAAACAGTAACCTCACATCGACACACAAAAGTAAGAATGAAAAATGCAATACTCACTCAAATCTAGGTCCTTCATAAGGAAGCTGGTCATCAGTCATATCAGGATCTTTAACCGACAAGCTATCAATAACAATCTCATCAGCATAAGCAGTAACACCAAATTCCAAGCAGGGCCCACCAGATTTGGAAACTTTTACAACCATCGGGAGACTTGATTGACCGTCCTTTTCAGTATCATCGTCAGCATCATCATTGTCATCATCTTCCTCACCTGTAACGAGACTAGACGGTTCAACTTCAACATGAATAGTTTCGCCATGGTAGTCTCTGGTCAAAGATACTGTTTGCTGCCCGGGGTTATCATTGAGCTTAAAAGGGAAGGCCTCTGGAATACCTTCACCCTGCAACAAACATACATTATTTCATTATATAATGATCTTTTAAGGAGAACCGAAACAGAGTAACACCAGTACAAACTGGCCATTTACAATTAACTGAAACATTGTGTCCAATATATCGTCAGCAGCTGCTcaataatataacatattaataatttaCAAAAACATACAGAGCAAATT from Rutidosis leptorrhynchoides isolate AG116_Rl617_1_P2 chromosome 9, CSIRO_AGI_Rlap_v1, whole genome shotgun sequence harbors:
- the LOC139866346 gene encoding uncharacterized protein At2g39795, mitochondrial-like — encoded protein: MALSTIVRRSASSVTPLAARLLAGQRSFSQRCGVALFTAVNRTPKINSGNSFLVPSVSRYCYSAAPAVKKPTSDESLLKIIDSEINCSEESYEEGEGIPEAFPFKLNDNPGQQTVSLTRDYHGETIHVEVEPSSLVTGEEDDDNDDADDDTEKDGQSSLPMVVKVSKSGGPCLEFGVTAYADEIVIDSLSVKDPDMTDDQLPYEGPRFDELDENLQKAFHKYLEIRGIKPSATNFLHEYMVNKEHREYTNWLKNLKKFVEA